The DNA sequence CGGCCGGCGAGCACCGGTGCGCGGCGCGGGTCGCCGCGCCGGGCGTCCAGATAGCCGAGCAGCTGCCCGACGACGTGGGCCGCGTGCCCTTGCGTGCTCATGGCGTGCGCGCGGTCCCGGATGCGGCGGTAGCCGCCGAGGGACGGCAGCGAACGGGAGGGCCAGCGGACGAGCACCGGCCAGGGTGCGAAGCCCCCGCCGCCCGCCCCGCCGAGTCGCGGGTACAGCCCCGGCCGCCGCGCGAGCTGTCGCTCCACCAGGCCGAGGAGTTCGGCCACGGCCTGCCGGGACGACGTGCGCGAGGTCTGCCACCCGTGGACGTACACGACGACGTCCGTCGCCCACGAAGGCGGGGTGAGCCGTGCGGCGAAGTGGTCGAGGAGGCCGGGCGGCGGCACCGGCCGCGGCCCGTCGCGCGTGGCCCGCAGCGGCCAGCCGCGCTCGTCGAGGTCGACGACGGCGCCCCCGTCGTCCGTGGCGTCCCCGGCCGTCGTCACGCGGTCCGCTCCAGCCTGCTGTCCATGCCGCTGTGCAGCGCGTACGCGAGGCCCAGGGGGTTGTGCCAGGTGTCGGCGAAGTGCCGGGTCAGGGCGTGGGCTATCGCGCCCGCGGTCTCCTCGCCGGTCAGATAGCGGGTGACGAACGCCAGCGCGTACTCGGCGGCGAACCGCTGCGGCATCTCGATCTGCGGCCCGAGCACCCCGCACGCGCCCGCCTCGAACAGGGCCCGGCCCAGATAGGCCAGATCGGCGTTGCCCGGCAGGCCCGCGTAGCAGGCGTTGAGCAGTACGAAGGGGCGGAACGGCACGCAGGAGCGCGGGGGCGGGCGGTGGGCGCGCAGCGTGTAGCCGTCGATGGCGAGCTGGTCGGACAGCTTCAGGACGAGGTACGGCGCCTCGTCGCCGGACGCGGCGAAGTGGCCGTGGCACCAGAAGTACATCAGCTGCTCGTCCAGGGACCGGTCGCGCAGGGCGCGCTCGAGCTCCTCCCGGGTGGTGCGCTCCACCAGGTCACCGCCCGCGGCCAGCGCGGCCGCGACCTCGGCGGCCCGGGTCAGGCCCGCCGCGTCCACGGCGGTGTCGTGGTTGAGGCTGACGACGGGGGCCGTGCGCGGCGGCGGATCGCGGTCGTCGGCCACGCACGCGTAGGCGTCGCCGCCGGTCTGCTCGATCTGGTGCCGATAGCCGAGGAAGCGGGCGAAGACCCCTGCCAGGGACGGGTCCTCCGGCTCCCCGGACGCGGCGGCGGGCAGACACATCATGGGCCACGGCAGGAACAGGTCGGAGTGGAAGCGCACGCGGAGCGGCACGTCACGGCTCAGCGCGTCCGCGAGGAAGTCGCGGAACAGCTTCAGGGCCTCGTCCTCGCCGCCGAGCAGCACGTCGAACAGCAACTGCGCGCCGTACAGGGCGAGCCGGTCGAGGGCGGCGCGCAGCTCGGCCGCGGGCTCCCCGGTGAGGTCGACGCGGCTCGCGTACGGGAAGGGCGCGCCGCGCGGAAGGCCGTCCGCGCCCACCGGCCGCAGCGCCACGAACTCGTCCCTCCACACCTGCCGCAGGCGTGCCGCCACGGCCCGCACCTCGCCGGGCCGCACCCGCAGCGTCACCGTGTGCTCGGAGCCGCTGAGCGACGGCACGGCGGGCCCGTACATCCGGGCGGTCATCGGCTCGTCCTCGCGCCGCCCCTCGAAGCCGACGACGAGGTCGGGGCGGCGGATGACGCCCCGGGGCAGCCGCGTATAGCCGTGGCTGGGGTCCTGCGTGACGTGGACGGGGAGGTCGTGGGCCATGGGACTCAGGACCTCCGCAGGGCTTCGGGGGCGTGCCCGGAGCGGGGTCCTCCGCCGTCGCCCTCGACGACGTCGATGTACGTCTCGACCTCCTGGAGCACGGTCGCCGTCGCCAGGTGCTCGACGGTGAAGAGCAGCCGGTGCCGGCCCGCGCGCCGGGGCGTGAACAGGAACTCGGCGGCGTCCGCCTCGCGGGGCGAGGGCCGCAGCGTCACCGCGTGCGCGGGCTCCACGTCGGCGCCGGAGAGCGGGGTGGCGCGGACGGTGAGCCAGGGGAGCGCGGCGGCGGTCCGCTCCGACCAGGGGTGCGCGGGGCCGGGCAGCACCCGCAGCGCGATCCGGGAGGCCGTCCCGGCGGTGGATCGGTCGTCGAGGAGGGTGAGCCGGACGCGCGCGTGCGTGGCGGGCGACAGGGCGGCGTGGTCGAAGTCCGCGTGGGGTTCGGGGAGGGTGAGGCGGGCGGTGAGGGGGATGCGGCCGGTCGCGACGTGGCCCGACCCCCAGGTTCCGCTCCAGAGCAGCCCGGACGGGTCGTCGATGCTCTCGAAGACGCGCAGGGCCTGGTCGTGCTTCCCGTGCGCGGCGTCCCAGAGGTTCCGCCACGGCGCGGCCTGTTCCAGGAGCGTCCACGCCGCTCCGTGGGGGCACTCAGCCCTCCGGAACTCCGACAGCGCCGAGGACAGTTTCGCGCCTGCCGCAAGCCGGTCCCTGGCGAGGGTCGTCGGCAGGGCCCCGAGACAGTGGTCGGCCCACGCCTGGCCCAGCCGGTCGGAGACGCCATGGAACCCGCGGTGCGCCCGGCCGAGCGGCGGCCCGGCCTCCTCCGGGCCGCCCGAGACCGCGCGGGCGATGCCCAGGTACAGCTCGGTCCAGGACCTGCCCCGCACGTCCCCGTTCGCGTGGTGCAGCCCGGCCGCCCGGCCCAGGGCCTCGACGGCTTCCATGACGTCGCCGCGCACCAGGGCAGCCTTGCCCAGCTCGGTCGCGGTCCAGGCCTCGCCCTGGAGGTCGCCGAGTCCGTCGAACCTGTCCCGGGCGTCCTCCAGGACCTTGCGGGCCTCCTCCACGTCGCCGCGCAGCAGCCGCAGACGGCCGTAGTGGTGCACGGCCCAGGCCTCGCCGCGCACGTCCCCGCGCACCTGGTGGGCCTCCACCGCCCGCCGGAGCAGCCGGTCCGCGCCCTTCAGCCGCCCCTGGTCGCACTGGATCGCGGCCCGCGTGTGCAGGATCCAGCCGTCCGGTGCGGTGGCGGGGGCGGGGTCGGACGCCTCGAAGGCGTCGAGCGCGCCCGAGGCGAAGGGCAGTTCGCCCAAGTAGCGCAGGGTGACGGCGATTTCCCGGACGGCGCGCGGGGCGCTGAGCCGCTCCAGGGCTTCCAGGGCCCGTTGGGGTGCGCCCGTCTCCCGGACGGCCACGGCCGCAGTGACGCACAGCGGCTTCCAGTCGCCGGTCGCGCGCCACAGGGTCTGCTTGGCCCGCAGGAGCCGGAAGAGGCCCTGCTCGGTGATCAGTTGGGGTTCCAGGCGTTCCAGGAGGTCCGCTCCCTCCGGGGCGCCGCGGTCCAGGAGCCGTACCGCCAGATCGACGTACGCGTCGACTGCGGGGCGCGGGTCCGCGGTGCCGTCGAGCACGGCCCGGGCAAGCGCCTGGTCCTTCTCCGGTCCGCCGCGCGGGCCCCGGCGGCCGGTGAACCGGTACCAGCCCGGCCGCGTCTGCTGGAGCACCCCGTGCGCGGTCAGCACCCGCAGCGCCGCGTCGCGCTGCCGGTCCGTCATCGGCGTGCCCGCGCAGAGCGCACCGGCCACCGACGCGTCGAACTCGTCACCCTCCCAGTTCTCCACGGCGATGAAGATGTTGAGTGCGGCGGGTCCGAGCGGCTTGTCCGGTACGGCGGGGGCGGTCGCCGCCACCTCGCTCCGCAACCAGCGTCTCCCGGGCAGGACGTGGGGGCGGTGCGTGACGGCGACGACGCGGGACTCGGTGTCCATGACGAGTTGTTCGGCGAGGATCAGCAGTTCGTCTCCCCGCTTGCCGTCGGGCACGCCGTCAAGCACCACCGTCCACCGCCGCCGCGCGAGGCGGGCACGGCACCGGCCGGGCAGCGCGTCGGCCAGCGCCTGGGGCTGGGCGGCCCGGAAGGGGGAAAGGTGGTCCGCCGCCGGATCATCGTCCGGCGGGTCCTCCCTCTCGGTCTGTTCGAGCAGCCGCAGCAGCAGTCGCTCCGGCGCCACCGCGTCGGTCGGCCCCACGGCCAGCCACACGGGATCGGACCGCCACCGCGACTCCGCGTCCCGGGCGAACCGTGCGAGTCGGG is a window from the Streptomyces spectabilis genome containing:
- a CDS encoding CHAT domain-containing protein, translated to MAHDLPVHVTQDPSHGYTRLPRGVIRRPDLVVGFEGRREDEPMTARMYGPAVPSLSGSEHTVTLRVRPGEVRAVAARLRQVWRDEFVALRPVGADGLPRGAPFPYASRVDLTGEPAAELRAALDRLALYGAQLLFDVLLGGEDEALKLFRDFLADALSRDVPLRVRFHSDLFLPWPMMCLPAAASGEPEDPSLAGVFARFLGYRHQIEQTGGDAYACVADDRDPPPRTAPVVSLNHDTAVDAAGLTRAAEVAAALAAGGDLVERTTREELERALRDRSLDEQLMYFWCHGHFAASGDEAPYLVLKLSDQLAIDGYTLRAHRPPPRSCVPFRPFVLLNACYAGLPGNADLAYLGRALFEAGACGVLGPQIEMPQRFAAEYALAFVTRYLTGEETAGAIAHALTRHFADTWHNPLGLAYALHSGMDSRLERTA
- a CDS encoding tetratricopeptide repeat protein → MGGWVPDARGPFPGPRREKDLPTPAHAFLWQLWEPGLLELYGPQPLHTSAVAARLARFARDAESRWRSDPVWLAVGPTDAVAPERLLLRLLEQTEREDPPDDDPAADHLSPFRAAQPQALADALPGRCRARLARRRWTVVLDGVPDGKRGDELLILAEQLVMDTESRVVAVTHRPHVLPGRRWLRSEVAATAPAVPDKPLGPAALNIFIAVENWEGDEFDASVAGALCAGTPMTDRQRDAALRVLTAHGVLQQTRPGWYRFTGRRGPRGGPEKDQALARAVLDGTADPRPAVDAYVDLAVRLLDRGAPEGADLLERLEPQLITEQGLFRLLRAKQTLWRATGDWKPLCVTAAVAVRETGAPQRALEALERLSAPRAVREIAVTLRYLGELPFASGALDAFEASDPAPATAPDGWILHTRAAIQCDQGRLKGADRLLRRAVEAHQVRGDVRGEAWAVHHYGRLRLLRGDVEEARKVLEDARDRFDGLGDLQGEAWTATELGKAALVRGDVMEAVEALGRAAGLHHANGDVRGRSWTELYLGIARAVSGGPEEAGPPLGRAHRGFHGVSDRLGQAWADHCLGALPTTLARDRLAAGAKLSSALSEFRRAECPHGAAWTLLEQAAPWRNLWDAAHGKHDQALRVFESIDDPSGLLWSGTWGSGHVATGRIPLTARLTLPEPHADFDHAALSPATHARVRLTLLDDRSTAGTASRIALRVLPGPAHPWSERTAAALPWLTVRATPLSGADVEPAHAVTLRPSPREADAAEFLFTPRRAGRHRLLFTVEHLATATVLQEVETYIDVVEGDGGGPRSGHAPEALRRS